In one Colletotrichum destructivum chromosome 2, complete sequence genomic region, the following are encoded:
- a CDS encoding Putative succinate dehydrogenase assembly factor 3, which translates to MKLSTLYGSPLGLAQENGDLGASGQASFNIVIPAVCPKANLANLELKRAGRSIPDRIHSLSTCALEHNPRSTADRSPPSRAHKPRPIIILLPSSSSKRSVPMRPSSVLKMASASVPKGSGLRPAPMALLPPIPLYRRLFRAHRKHLPSEMRVLGDEYIKAEFRAHRNVDNPAHLIGFLTEWQLYAQKIEGDQWRGEKIDPVKVAKMSDEQIGQLYELMKAIRERRERGDTEEES; encoded by the exons ATGAAGCTATCGACACTGTATGGGTCACCTCTTGGACTTGCTCAAGAAAATGGTGACTTGGGAGCCAGCGGACAAGCGTCATTCAATATCGTGATTCCGGCAGTTTGTCCAAAAGCAAACCTGGCGAACTTGGAGTTGAAAAGAGCGGGCCGTTCAATACCAGACAGAATCCATTCGCTGTCAACTTGTGCATTGGAACATAATCCACGTTCCACAGCAGATAGAAGCCCGCCGAGCCGAGCTCATAAACCACGGCCCATCATCATTCTCCTaccgtcgtcctcatcaaaGAGATCAGTACCGATGCGGCCCTCGTCGGTCCTGAaaatggcctcggcctcggtcccGAAGGGGAgcggcctccgccccgcgCCGATGGCcctgctgccgcccatcCCTCTGTACCGCCGTCTGTTCCGCGCACACCGCAAGCACCTGCCCTCCGAGATGCGGGTGCTGGGCGACGAGTATATCAAGGCCGAGTTCCGCGCGCACCGCAACGTCGACAACCCGGCGCACCTG ATCGGTTTCCTCACCGAGTGGCAACTGTACGCCCAAAAGATTGAGGGCGACCAATGGCGCGGGGAGAAGATTGACCCCGTCAAGGTTGCTAAGATGAGCG ATGAGCAGATCGGCCAGCTGTATGAGTTGATGAAGGCGATTCGCGAGAGGCGCGAGCGGGGCGACACGGAAGAAGAGTCATGA
- a CDS encoding Putative helicase, P-loop containing nucleoside triphosphate hydrolase: MSSIPGGERASKKRKLNDKNVIKVGNKVISLEGYLNPPAKKEKVVQQESAQEQALEKTENEASKATTEESEKPGHTAPSFIKHQSKRPHDKGRPRSDRGLRWREDPSLLKIRQKLPIWAHREDIRTRMAEKDVLLLVGETGSGKSTQVPQFLVREPWCRRQVVNIDGREASVGGMIAVTQPRRVAATTLAHRVSREAGTPLGESREGMVGYSVRFDHQVPKGTKIKFLTEGMLLQELLRDPSLRQYSAVVVDEIHERGVDVDLVSGFLKQILLSDRKGRGGIPLKVVVMSATADVERIQGFFNITNGSQTEEAESDKPSSVEVLKIQGRQFPVKTIHTSKPVPDIQESLLQTIFKIHTEEPLPGDILAFLTGQEEIESAQSLIEEYAATLASNVPKIKVLPLFGQLSMEGQHAAFQPVKGGFTRKIVLATNIAETSVTVPGVRYVVDGGKAKVKQFRARLGMESLLAKPISKSSAIQRTGRAGREGPGKCFRLYTEGTFGSLEETDLPEVLRIDVLGAVLTMKARGIDDILGFPLMDTPDVEAIERALVSLHGLGALADDGTITEAGRKMAGFPIAAPLGAVLLAAARPEFDCVLEAIDIISCITSGDDIFHQLQSEEQREEIEELRKELYRREGDIITYLTTMQQYAAENTDRIQWCKKRKVNMRNMKTALNIRKQLRSLCLKEGLLAEAPPPDPQPFAPLAPEQAEALLKCFLRGFVSKTAVLAPDASYVTSQGKHVVAIHPSSVLHGQKKEAIMFLEHVFTQKNYAKKVSVIQANWIVEALEGGA; this comes from the coding sequence ATGTCATCAATCCCAGGCGGCGAGCGCgcctcgaagaagagaaaacTCAACGACAAGAATGTCATTAAAGTCGGCAATAAAGTGATCTCCCTCGAAGGCTACCTCAACCCCCCGGCCAAGAAGGAAAAGGTAGTCCAGCAAGAGTCAGCACAAGAGCAAGCACTCGAAAAGACAGAAAATGAGGCATCGAAAGCCACAACAGAGGAATCTGAAAAGCCGGGCCACACAGCACCATCTTTCATCAAGCACCAGTCGAAAAGGCCGCACGACAAGGGCAGGCCGCGATCAGACCGAGGGCTAAGATGGAGGGAGGACCCGTCTCTGCTGAAAATCCGGCAGAAACTACCCATCTGGGCTCACCGCGAAGACATCCGAACCCGGATGGCAGAGAAAGACGTACTGCTCCTTGTTGGTGAGACCGGTTCCGGTAAAAGTACTCAGGTGCCCCAGTTCCTGGTGAGAGAGCCGTGGTGCAGGAGGCAGGTAGTCAATATCGACGGACGAGAGGccagcgtcggcggcatgATCGCCGTCACGCAGCCCCGTCGAGTTGCCGCGACGACCTTGGCCCATCGTGTTTCACGTGAAGCCGGGACGCCGCTCGGGGAAAGTCGCGAGGGAATGGTTGGCTACTCGGTCCGTTTCGACCACCAAGTGCCCAAGGGGACGAAGATCAAGTTCCTGACAGAAGGTATGCTCCTGCAGGAGCTGCTACGGGATCCGAGCCTGCGGCAATACAGCGCGGTGGTCGTTGACGAAATCCATGAGAGAGGTGTTGACGTCGACCTGGTGTCCGGTTTCCTCAAGCAGATCCTGTTGAGCGATCGGAAAGGCCGTGGCGGCATTCCTCTCAAAGTCGTCGTCATGAGTGCCACTGCCGACGTTGAACGGATCCAGGGGTTCTTTAACATTACGAACGGGAGTCAAACTGAAGAAGCCGAGAGCGACAAGCCCAGCTCGGTCGAGGTTCTCAAGATCCAAGGTCGCCAGTTCCCGGTCAAGACGATACACACTTCCAAGCCGGTACCGGATATTCAGGAATCCCTTCTGCAGACTATTTTCAAGATCCATACGGAAGAGCCGTTGCCAGGCGACATTCTGGCCTTTTTGACGGGACAGGAGGAAATCGAGTCTGCGCAGTCGCTCATCGAGGAGTACGCGGCAACGTTGGCCTCCAACGTGCCAAAGATCAAGGTTCTCCCTCTGTTCGGTCAGCTGTCGATGGAAGGTCAACACGCAGCTTTCCAGCCTGTCAAGGGCGGGTTTACGAGAAAGATTGTGCTGGCAACCAACATCGCCGAGACGTCCGTCACCGTTCCCGGCGTGCGGTACgtggtcgacggcggcaaggccaaggtcaaaCAGTTCCGTGCCCGCCTCGGGATGGAATCACTGCTGGCCAAGCCTATCTCCAAGTCGTCTGCAATCCAGAGGACTGGCCGAGCTGGTCGTGAAGGACCTGGCAAGTGCTTCCGGCTATACACCGAAGGCACATTTGGTTCTCTAGAGGAAACAGATCTACCAGAGGTTTTGAGAATCGACGTTCTTGGAGCTGTTCTGACGATGAAGGCCAGAggcatcgacgacattctcGGGTTCCCCCTGATGGATACACCGGATGTCGAGGCTATCGAGAGAGCACTGGTCAGTCTCCACGGACTCGGCGCGCTCGCAgacgacggcaccatcaCTGAAGCCGGTCGTAAAATGGCGGGGTTCCCCATCGCTGCGCCCCTGGGTGCCGTGCTCCTAGCAGCCGCCAGACCCGAATTCGACTGCGTTCTTGAGGCCATTGACATCATCTCGTGCATCACCTCGGGCGACGACATTTTCCATCAGCTCCAATCCGAAGAACAGCGCGAGGAGATCGAGGAGCTACGCAAGGAGCTCTACCGCCGCGAGGGCGACATCATCACGTACCTCACGACGATGCAGCAGTACGCTGCCGAGAATACTGACCGCATCCAGTGGTGCAAGAAGAGGAAGGTCAACATGCGCAACATGAAGACGGCGCTCAACATCCGGAAACAACTCCGCAGCCTCTGTCTCAAAGAGGGCCTGCTCgccgaggcgccgccgccggacccGCAACCCTTTGCGCCGCTGGCAcccgagcaggccgaggcaCTGCTCAAGTGCTTTCTGCGCGGGTTTGTCTCCAAGACGGCCGTGCTGGCGCCGGATGCGAGCTACGTCACGTCACAGGGCAAGCACGTCGTCGCGATCCACCCGTCGAGCGTCTTGCACGGtcagaagaaggaggccatcatGTTCCTGGAGCATGTATTCACGCAGAAGAACTACGCCAAAAAGGTCAGCGTTATCCAGGCGAACTGGATCGTGGAGGCGTTGGAGGGTGGCGCATAG
- a CDS encoding Putative nitrogen regulatory protein PII/ATP phosphoribosyltransferase — protein MNIMSIRGSVSSIFLRGNCILRHSRLSPSRPSASSHCQRVRNSTVRLAAPHHHHIATTSAMADRFKLVYTVPASHLAVTKDAVFKIGAGVYDNGKYVQVAFELIGSGQFMPVAAAGADPHTGAVDNLEKVLEYRVEVLCVGRDVTKAAVDALKSAHPYEVPAYEVYKLEDF, from the exons ATGAATATTATGTCAATACGAGGCTCGGTTTCAAGCATCTTTTTGCGTGGTAATTGCATATTGCGACATTCTCGGctttccccttcccgcccaaGTGCCTCCTCACATTGTCAACGGGTTCGCAACAGTACAGTAAGGCTAGCCGCACCCCACCATCACCATATCGCGACAACTTCAGCGATGGCGGATCGCTTCAAGCTCGTGTACACCGTTCCAG CCTCCCACCTGGCGGTGACCAAGGACGCCGTTTTCAAGattggcgccggcgtctACGACAATGGCAAATACGTCCAGGTCGCGTTCGAGCTCATTGGCTCCGGTCAGTTCATGcctgtcgctgccgccggagCGGATCCTCACACTGGCGCTGTCGATAATCTTGAGAAAGTCCTCGAGTACCGTGTCGAGGTTCTATGTGTGGGGCGAGATGTCACCAAGGCTGCGGTCGACGCTCTGAAAAG CGCCCATCCATACGAGGTTCCGGCGTACGAGGTGTACAAGTTGGAAGACTTCTAA
- a CDS encoding Putative target SNARE coiled-coil domain-containing protein translates to MKKFGFGKKSGDDGDDASRSALFGRKSKSPAPGNDNPYAQAPAGNDPYAQDGNKFAGMTPYQQARAGAPGVGAPGGLPGGPRPGAGYGAPPPAAGGYGAEKYGAASGYGANRYDNNQNAYGSTQRPGAAAGARGPGGYGGLGRSNSNDTDAVRDELFSGAQDRYQQKPQPGGYGQSAVPGEDGGYGGYGAPRELTAEEQEAEEYRATKQQINEVRGESVQTVNRALQAAMQAEETGRATLARLGAQGERLHNTEKNLDMATNHNKVAEDRAKELKTLNRSMFAVHVSNPFTSKSRAAERDAAVLERHRAERETREATRQDAYRSNQRLEETFKDMTLSGRPQAKTKSSVAERSKFVLPEDSDDEDNQLAQRQEDQIDDGLDQLSGAVGRLNGLARAQMREVDQQNILINKIGQKSDAVDDGVRMNRERLNRIK, encoded by the exons ATGAAGAAGTTCGGTTTCGGCAAGAagagcggcgacgacggcgacgacgccagcCGCTCTGCTCTCTTCGGCCGCAAAAGCAAGTCTCCCGCCCCGGGCAACGACAATCCCTACGCCCAAGCCCCCGCCGGCAACGACCCCTACGCCCAGGATGGAAACAAATTCGCCGGCATGACACCCTACCAGCAGGCGCGAGCCGGTGCGCCAGGTGTCGGCGCCCCCGGAGGTCTCCCCGGCGGACCCCGACCTGGCGCTGGGTACGGTGCTCCCCCTCCAGCTGCTGGAGGCTACGGTGCCGAGAAGTACGGGGCTGCGAGCGGCTACGGAGCAAACCGATATGACAACAACCAGAATGCCTATGGATCGACTCAACGACcaggcgctgctgctggagctcgTGGCCCCGGTGGCTATGGAGGCTTGGGCCGGTCCAATAGCAACGATACGGATGCTGTTCGTGATGAGCTGTTCAGCGGTGCCCAAGACAGATATCAGCAGAAGCCTCAGCCTGGCGGCTACGGCCAGTCTGCCGTCCCTGGCGAAGATGGAGGTTACGGCGGCTACGGGGCTCCTCGCGAGctcacggccgaggagcaggaagccgaggagtACCGTGCCACCAAGCAGCAAATCAACGAGGTCAGAGGAGAGTCTGTCCAGACCGTCAACAGAGCGCTGCAGGCCGCTATGCAGGCGGAAGAGACCGGTCGAGCAACTCTCGCCCGGTTGGGCGCCCAAGGCGAACGCTTGCACAATACGGAGAAGAATTTGGACATGGCGACGAACCACAACAAAGTTGCGGAGGACCGcgccaaggagctcaagacgCTCAACAGGAGCATGTTCGCCGTCCATGTCAGCAACCCATTCACATCAAAGTCGCGTGCGGCGGAGCGTGACGCAGCAGTCCTCGAACGACACCGCGCCGAACGTGAAACGCGCGAGGCGACCAGACAAGATGCCTACAGGAGTAACCAGCGCTTGGAAGAAACTTTTAAAGATATGACACTCTCCGGCCGGCCTCAAGCTAAGACAAAGTCAAGCGTCGCTGAGCGGTCCAAGTTCGTTCTCCCAGAGGATAGTGATGATGAGGACAATCAACTCGCTCAGCGGCAAGAGGACCAGATTGACGATGGTCTTGATCAATTGAGTGGTGCTGTCGGACGTCTCAATGGTCTCGCCAGGGCTCAGATGAGGGAAGTTGACCAGCAGAATATTTTGATCAACAAGATTGGTCAAAAG AgcgatgccgtcgacgacggagtCAGGATGAACAGAGAGCGCTTGAACCGCATCAAGTAA
- a CDS encoding Putative translational (tr)-type GTP-binding domain-containing protein: MASGSIFTFDTDPQRVSSPWLAPDDPGKKPRSDDGQVQPGHLSDYGVTKLEAEPQEGPTEYKLHLLLRPRRTYTSMTTITFSQTPRNPATRSSRIASAALSASSQSRQVRLQQLTTQLLWRLQQSCAYHALNPKDLIIPKLPDDADDLSQAMTPQKPLPGLEESRGALYEVGVADDGTLVGLTKDEMDESITTLRVMAATLGCRVEILRHVIVGECEWLETSELVDNEATQPVQVVRQGRLWVVEALVTPDYSTPHALLEPSGDGRRETKPSLRAKEPIVLPSRGRSTTDQLRITLTGPTTSGKSTLLGTLSTGTVDNGRGKSRISLFKHRHEVASGLTSSVAQELIGYKNHDVFNYSRDHVESWIDIHDSAEDGRLVFVSDSAGHPRYRRTILRGLFGWAPQWTVLCIAADDADASSTKDGASSSANEVLGVAGAGVDLAKAHLELCLKLKTPLVVVITKMDLATKTSLQRTLGQLLTNIKEAGRVPRILQPALHGAQEWTSIHSADLDKVEPIMAEMERDGDLLKTVPIILTSAVSGAGVGLAHALLENLPLPPAPTAQDYIGMALNPEQPSCLFHVDDTFSLPASYASLAENPNQNDMGTVVSGYLRFGQLSVGDTIVAGPFPSGDDDFKGMTPEDRASPGNYGLSISHPASAELAKIAIRNTVAASTIKGEWHKAKIVSIRNLRLPVNTLEAGQVGTIGIVLDIPPEDSSEGALESSVAAPRIRKGMVLAIPSKHMVDTGMSLQAASGLTVSFKDPNTASLTCGSLVNVYVGSVRAAAKVKGVTRLPTRDESRGPSADESEEIFDLNEHDEHASTLEPEFSGVQVTLELLTSREWVEMGSQILMLEGGRNDRSGLEGFIGTVVEIVD, translated from the coding sequence ATGGCTTCCGGCTCCATATTCACTTTCGACACCGACCCCCAACGGGTCTCCTCTCCCTGGCTGGCCCCCGATGACCCAGGGAAAAAGCCTAGGTCCGACGATGGACAGGTCCAGCCCGGACACCTCTCGGACTATGGCGTGACCAAGTTGGAAGCCGAACCACAAGAGGGCCCTACGGAATACAAGCTCCATCTCCTGCTACGTCCACGGCGTACTTACACGTCCATGACCACCATCACCTTTTCTCAAACCCCTAGGAACCCGGCCACCCGCTCCTCTAGGATCGCTTCGGCGGCTCTATCGGCTTCGAGCCAGAGCCGACAAGTCCGCCTACAGCAATTGACGACCCAGTTGCTTTGGAGACTTCAACAATCGTGCGCCTATCATGCTCTGAACCCCAAGGATCTCATAATCCCCAAGCTTCCCGATGACGCGGATGACTTGAGCCAGGCCATGACACCGCAGAAACCTCTCCCCGGTCTGGAGGAATCTCGCGGAGCTCTATACGAGGTAGGCGTAGCCGACGACGGTACTCTCGTAGGGTTGACCAAAGACGAGATGGATGAGAGTATCACAACCCTCAGGGTCATGGCCGCTACCTTGGGCTGCCGGGTCGAGATTCTACGCCATGTCATAGTAGGCGAATGCGAATGGCTGGAGACGTCCGAGTTGGTCGACAACGAGGCGACCCAACCTGTCCAGGTTGTCCGACAGGGAAGGCTTTGGGTCGTAGAAGCATTGGTTACTCCCGACTACTCGACGCCGCATGCTCTGCTAGAACCCTCGggagacggccgccgcgaAACCAAGCCATCTCTAAGGGCCAAGGAACCCATTGTGCTTCCAAGCAGAGGGCGTTCCACGACTGATCAGTTGAGAATAACTCTCACCGGACCAACAACATCGGGAAAATCCACTCTGCTGGGGACATTATCCACGGGGACTGTTGACAACGGACGCGGGAAAAGTCGTATCAGTCTATTCAAACATCGGCACGAGGTGGCTTCGGGGCTCACCAGCTCCGTAGCACAGGAACTTATTGGATACAAGAACCATGATGTCTTCAATTACTCGCGGGACCACGTTGAGTCGTGGATCGATATCCACGACAGTGCCGAGGATGGCCGCCTTGTCTTCGTCTCTGATTCGGCCGGCCATCCCCGCTATCGCCGAACCATCCTTCGTGGCCTTTTCGGCTGGGCCCCTCAATGGACGGTTCTCTGCATTGCCGCAGACGATGCAGACGCAAGCTCGACCAAAGACGGAGCTAGTTCCTCGGCCAACGAAGTCCTCGGAGTTGCGGGTGCTGGGGTTGATCTAGCAAAAGCACATCTGGAGCTGTGTCTGAAGCTGAAGACCCCTTTGGTTGTTGTTATCACCAAAATGGATCTGGCGACCAAGACAAGCCTGCAGCGGACTCTTGGTCAACTGTTAACAAATATCAAGGAGGCGGGCCGGGTCCCCAGGATTCTTCAGCCAGCTTTGCATGGGGCCCAAGAATGGACCAGCATCCACTCAGCCGACCTCGATAAAGTTGAGCCCATCATGGCAGAGATGGAGCGGGATGGAGACCTGCTCAAAACGGTTcccatcatcctcaccaGTGCTGTCAGTGGTGCCGGTGTTGGTCTGGCCCATGCCCTCTTGGAGAACCTACCCCTTCCACCGGCACCCACCGCACAGGACTACATTGGAATGGCACTCAACCCGGAACAGCCTTCGTGTCTCTTTCACGTTGATGACACCTTTAGTCTCCCGGCTTCCTACGCTTCCCTCGCTGAGAATCCAAACCAGAACGACATGGGAACCGTCGTGTCGGGTTACTTGCGGTTCGGCCAGCTCTCGGTTGGAGACACAATCGTCGCTGGACCTTTCCCTTCGGGTGATGACGATTTCAAAGGCATGACCCCAGAAGACCGGGCATCTCCTGGAAATTACGGGCTGTCAATATCCCATCCCGCGTCGGCGGAGCTGGCCAAAATTGCGATACGCAATACAGTCGCAGCCTCAACCATCAAAGGAGAGTGGCACAAGGCCAAAATTGTCAGCATACGCAACCTGCGGTTACCCGTTAACACTCTCGAAGCAGGCCAAGTCGGCACCATCGGCATTGTACTGGACATCCCCCCGGAAGATTCATCCGAAGGAGCTCTCGAGTCGTCGGTGGCTGCCCCTAGGATCCGAAAGGGTATGGTTCTGGCCATCCCATCCAAACACATGGTGGACACAGGCATGTCTCTTCAGGCAGCCAGTGGGTTAACCGTGTCTTTTAAAGACCCGAACACGGCGTCTCTAACGTGCGGTTCCCTTGTCAACGTCTACGTCGGAAGTGTTCGTGCAGCCGCCAAAGTCAAGGGGGTCACTAGGTTGCCCACCAGGGATGAATCGAGAGGCCCGAGTGCGGACGAGAGTGAAGAAATCTTCGACCTGAACGAGCACGATGAACACGCTTCCACTCTCGAGCCAGAGTTCTCCGGTGTCCAGGTAACGTTGGAGCTGTTGACTAGTAGGGAATGGGTGGAAATGGGGTCGCAAATCCTGATGCTCGAGGGTGGCCGCAATGATAGATCTGGCTTGGAGGGATTTATTGGCACTGTTGTAGAAATTGTTGATTGA
- a CDS encoding Putative ER membrane protein complex subunit 6 → MPSERDYQISPIVQESVMHNTKTLSNLQSLTASLFGVAAGILGLESYSGFLFYFLFSFLTVGLFYVLRIAPESTSAGLPFLDTSRYFKGPLDVWTSGLFGGLPGFILTWTLFYGIVRA, encoded by the exons ATGCCGTCGGAACGCGACTACCAAATTTCCCCCATTGTGCAGGAATCTGTGATGCACAACACAAAG ACCCTCTCGAACCTGCAAAGTCTCACGGCCTCTCTCTTCGGCGTTGCGGCCGGCATCCTTGGTCTCGAATCCTACAGCGGTTTCCTGTTTTactttctcttctccttcttaACCGTTGGCTTGTTTTACGTTCTCCGAATCGCTCCGGAATCAACATCGGCAGGCTTGCCGTTTCTCGATACGAGCCGCTACTTCAAAGGGCCATTGGATGTCTGGACGAGTGGGTTGTTTGGTGGGTTGCCTGGCTTCATTCTTACCTGGACTTTATTTTACGGTATCGTGCGGGCTTAA
- a CDS encoding Putative vezatin, Myosin-binding domain-containing protein, whose product MEPVVFDQSPLAEYLRDEGEAEQAGWAHDDPTYDVSPPSSPEFAPTGRPMVRSRFRNNPLRVDIPTKAASDKSYRRSYSTAVASRIDRADNSKFLEQFRYTIIASQLLSGHSILSQHHASSRPAQATVDGNPADKLLDSTGAAVVVLGALALAVSINWLAGTGPLNKRRAVVILLAVVVAAGIAHVFMRRQWLRYRRLQALSEVTAFVSNSQEFDSATGAAIALVQEVELVSRGYRLSAPLPPISRIEDRSQTRKCVRLRKALRACFADVIPAYDQTVSIVKAFSEQLDLEKYYDIYDISDFDMSDAKQGFQENEFEDNESLRTLKILAARFHTIRKMFLCALLALDASGDSSDLLKWTTTVEAVRTLNTATQKASERLKKLLSDEESFPPPPTPKMPLTPGRERWRSQLRKLNSLSSGIRGLQAKLTLLREESDRSLNESDDISELGSSLMLQYESIGADLKILMQAWEEGKAALALGIDRNEKRLSSMSTLLSPTSSLSGLTTVDEGGAAEALKALNGESPSSFDFSSTGEPDTEEIFEAVAQPRPRSLLTRDERIIKMREEREKREIAKEKADANRGMMKELEMVINLRPRPRTGTNPSRIVSM is encoded by the exons ATGGAGCCAGTCGTGTTTGACCAGTCGCCGCTCGCCGAGTACCTTCGTG ACGAAGGCGAAGCCGAGCAGGCGGGATGGGCGCACGACGATCCAACCTATGATGTGTCGCCTCCCTCGAGCCCCGAATTCGCGCCGACAGGTCGGCCGATGGTCAGGTCGAGATTCCGTAACAACCCCCTCCGAGTCGACATACCCACGAAGGCGGCCTCCGACAAGTCGTACCGGCGAAGCTATTCT ACCGCGGTAGCGTCCAGGATTGACCGAGCCGACAACTCCAAGTTCCTCGAGCAATTTCGCTATACTATTATCGCATCCCAGCTGTTGAGTGGGCACTCCATATTATCCCAGCACCATGCTTCATCCCGACCCGCCCAAGCTACCGTTGACGGCAATCCGGCCGACAAGCTGCTCGACTCGAccggcgccgctgtcgtcgtcttAGGGGCACTGGCTCTGGCCGTCTCGATCAACTGGCTTGCGGGAACTGGTCCATTGAACAAGAGACGCGCTGTTGTTATTCTGCTAGCCGTCGTGGTCGCTGCAGGGATTGCCCATGTGTTCATGCGAAGGCAATGGCTAAGGTACAGACGGCTGCAGGCCCTCTCAGAGGTCACTGCGTTTGTTTCAAACTCTCAGGAATTCGACAGCGCGACTGGCGCAGCAATTGCTCTGGTGCAGGAGGTGGAACTTGTTTCAAGAGGCTACCGTCT GAGTGCGCCTCTTCCGCCCATCAGCCGTATCGAGGATCGCTCACAGACACGCAAGTGCGTGCGTCTACGCAAGGCTCTCAGGGCCTGCTTTGCAGATGTCATTCCCGCATACGATCAAACCGTCTCGATAGTGAAGGCATTCTCGGAACAACTTGACCTAGAGAAATACTACGATATCTACGACATCAGCGACTTCGACATGTCTGATGCCAAGCAGGGCTTCCAGGAGAATGAGTTCGAGGACAACGAATCGTTGCGAACGCTCAAGATACTTGCCGCACGGTTCCACACCATTCGCAAGATGTTTTTATGTGCGCTGCTAGCCTTGGATGCAAGTGGTGACAGCAGCGACCTTTTGAAATGGACAACAACGGTAGAGGCGGTTCGCACTTTAAACACGGCCACTCAAAAAGCGTCTGAGAGGTTGAAGAAACTCTTAAGCGACGAGGAGT CTttcccgccgccaccaactCCGAAGATGCCCCTGACGCCTGGtagagagagatggagatcGCAATTACGGAAACTCAACTCCTTATCCAGCGGTATCCGCGGCTTGCAAGCCAAGTTGACGTTGCTGAGAGAAGAGTCTGACCGAAGCCTTAACGAGTCCGACGACATATCCGAACTTGGCTCGAGCCTGATGTTGCAATACGAATCTATCGGAGCAGACCTGAAAATTCTGATGCAAGCTTGGGAAGAAGGTAAAGCAGCGCTCGCTTTGGGTATCGACCGGAACGAGAAAAGGCTGTCTTCCATGAGCACACTGCTTTCCCCAACTAGTTCACTCAGCGGTCTCACTACAGTCGACGAGGGGGGGGCTGCCGAAGCGCTCAAGGCACTGAACGGAGAGTCCCCCTCCAGCTTCGATTTCAGTAGCACAGGAGAACCCGACACAGAAGAGATATTCGAGGCTGTCGCTCAACCTAGGCCTCGCAGCCTATTGACGAGAGACGAGCGCATAATCAAGATGAGAGAAGAGCGGGAAAAGCGAGAAATCGCCAAAGAAAAGGCCGACGCCAACAGAGGCATGATGAAGGAGCTTGAGATGGTCATCAACCTCCGACCCCGCCCACGGACTGGGACGAATCCGTCACGCATCGTTTCGATGTGA
- a CDS encoding Putative proliferating cell nuclear antigen, PCNA, DNA clamp superfamily, whose protein sequence is MLEARLDQADILKKVVDAIKDLVQDCNFDCNDSGIMLQAMDNSHVALVSMALKTEAFSPYRCDRNIALGVNLGSLTKVLRAAQGDDVLTLKAEDAPDSLNILFESSENDRISEYDLKLMDIDQEHLGIPETDYAATITMPSSEFKRICMDLMAMSESVTIDASKDGVKFACNGDIGNGSVTLRSHTNVDKPELNVDIALSEPVSLTFSLKYLVNFCKAAAISKQVKICLSNEVPLLVEYTLVGQSYLRFYLAPKIGDEE, encoded by the exons ATGTTGGAAGCTAGACTCGACCAGGCCGATATCCTGAAGAAG GTTGTCGATGCTATCAAGGACCTCGTTCAGGACTGCAATTTCGACTGCAATGACTCCGGCATTATGCTCCAGGCCATGGACAACTCGCATGTTGCCCTGGTGTCTATGGCTCTCAAGACCGAGGCCTTCTCCCCCTATCGCTGTGATCGCAACATAGCGCTTGGTGTCAACCTGGGGTCGCTGACCAAGGTTCTCCGCGCTGCTCAGGGGGACGATGTTCTGAcgctcaaggccgaggacgcaCCCGACAGCCTGAACATTCTCTTTGAGAGCTCCGAGAACGACCGCATCAGCGAGTACGACCTCAAGTTGATGGACATCGATCAGGAGCATCTGGGTATCCCCGAGACGGACTACGCTGCAACGATCACCATGCCCAGCAGCGAGTTCAAGCGTATCTGCATGGATCTGATGGCCATGAGCGAGTCAG TGACGATCGACGCAAGCAAGGACGGTGTCAAGTTCGCATGCAACGGCGACATCGGCAACGGATCCGTCACCCTTCGAAGCCACACCAACGTCGACAAGCCCGAGCTCAACGTCGACATTGCCTTGTCGGAGCCCGTCTCGCTGACCTTCTCCCTCAAGTACCTGGTCAACTTCTGCAAGGCTGCCGCCATTTCCAAGCAGGTCAAGATCTGCCTGTCAAACGAGGTACCGCTGCTGGTCGAGTACACTCTGGTGGGCCAGAGCTACCTGCGCTTCTACCTGGCGCCCAAG attggcgacgaggagtaA